Genomic DNA from Rhizophagus irregularis chromosome 1, complete sequence:
CAACTTATTTCAGGAGGAaatcaaatctttttaaacATGTTTTCACCAAATATAGAACAATGtgcaaaaatgaaaatatttacacaAAAACAAGCATTAGATTATATTGGAAGTAAAGTTAAAGTAACAAGAAAAATTGCAAATGTTAGGAGACCTATGGCAGAAGAAGCACTAGAAGTATTATCAACTGTAGTACTTGCTCATGTACCAGTAAAAGATCTAAACTTTCAAccaaaatgtatttatatagcTATTATGATTCGAAGAGTTTTAATGGCCTTAGCTAATGAAAATTTGGTTGATGATCGAGATTATGTTGGAAATAAAAGACTGGAATTGTGagttaatttgttaaattagtaagtttttgaattatgcaagtttttaatttgttttaatctttaatttaGAGCTGGATCTTTATTATCTTTGTTATTTGaggatttatttaaaaagtttaactTTGATTTAAAGATGAACATTGATAAACTGTTGAAAAAACCCAATAGAGCTACAGAATTTGATGCTCATAAACAATTAATGCAACATGGTGATAGTATTACTAATGGATTTGTTAGAGCTATAGCTACAGGAAATTGGACATTAAAACGGTTTAAAATGGAAAGGGCTGGAATAACACATGTTCTTAGCAGATTAAGTTATATTGCAGCATTGGGAACAATGACAAGAATAACATCACAATATGAAAAAACAAGAAAAGTTAGTGGACCTAGAGCACTTCAGGTGAGTTTTCTTTCTAATTTgttaatgaaataacaaatgaaaatTGTTGAAAGTCAGTCTTCTAAATTTCCTTTTAGATCAAAAATAACTTGATCAAATTATATTTGGGTTTTAGCCATCACAATGGGGGATGTTATGTCCTGCAGACACACCTGAAGGTGAAGCTTGTGGTTTAGTTAAGAACCTAGCTTTGATGACACACATTACAACTGATGATGAGGAACAACCATTAAGACGACTAGCTTTCAATCTTGGTATAGAAggtatattttgataaatcttaATGggataaatttcatattctacctaaactttaaaatttacataggctaattattattataataataatgaaaaaaagatgttAATAGTTTGACTGGTGCAGAGCTGTATCGTAAAAATGCATATATGGTCTTTTTAAATGGTCTTATGCTTGGAATTACATGTCaaccaaataattttgttcaTGATTTTAGACGATTGCGCCGATGCGGTAGAATTTCAGAATTTGTTAGCATATATGttaatcatcatcataatgCTGTTCATATTGCTTCAGATGGTGGACGTGTATGTCGTCCTTTAATCATTGTAGAAAATAGAATACCTAAAGTCACTACAAAGCACATTcaggtaaattattattttttttttatattatttattttttaaacttttaaaatacaaattaaaatttttatttaaacactttaagaaattaaaaaaagatgaaatgaCATTTGCAGATTTCTTAGCACAAGGACTTGTCGAATACTTAGATgtaaatgaagaaaatgattcaaatattGCTATTTATGAGCGTGAAATAGTTAATGAAACTACACATCTAGAAATTGAACCCTTTACAATTTTAGGTGCTGTAGCAGGATTGATTCCTTATCCACATCATAACCAAAGTCCTAGAAATACATATCAATGTGCCATGGGTAAACAAGCTATTGGTGCTATAGCATATAATCAATTAAGAAGAATTGATACATTATTGTACCTTATGGTTTATCCACAGCAACCTATGGTTAAAACAAAAACTATAGAATTAGTGGGATATGATAAGTTACCAGCAGGACAAAATGCTATAGTTGCAGTTATGAGTTATTCAGGTTATGATATTGAAGATGCTCTTGTGTTAAATAAAGCATCGGTTGATCGTGGATTTGGACGTTGTCAAGTAATGAGAAAACATGTTGCACTAATGAAGAGATATGCAAATGGAACTTATGATCGTATTGGAGATCCTCCTGCACAAGTTGATTGTCCTACAGGACCTTCAGCTGatagatttaatatattagattCTGATGGTATAGCAGGAGTTGGGGAAAGAGTTATGCCAGGACAAGTTATTGTGAATAGACATACACCAACGAATTTATCAGCAAATATACCAGTTAATATGCCAATAGTAAATGCGCCAGTTATTCAATTTACTTGGAAACATTCACCATTAACATATAAAGCTCCAGAACCTGGATATATTGATAAAGTATGTGTAACTACAACAGAACAGGAACAAacacttattaaaatattaataagacaAACAAGAATACCAGAATTAGGAGATAAATTTTCTTCACGTCATGGACAAAAAGGTGTATGCGGTATTATTGTACCACAAGAAGATATGCCATTTGCTGATTCTGGTATATGTCCTGATATTATCATGAATCCACATGGATTTCCTTCACGTATGACTGTAGGTAAAATGATTGAATTACTAGCTGGTAAAGCTGGTGTATTAAAGGGCGAATTGCAATATGGTACTGCATTTGGTGGTAGTAAAGTTGAAGACAtgagtaaaattttgattaaacaTGGTTATAGTTATTCCGGAAAGGATTATGTGACATCTGGTAAGTCATTTTTACaagtttaaatgatttaaataccATTGCaagaaacttttaaattttatcattcaaTACAGGTATAACAGGAGAACCATTGTCCGCGTACATTTTTTTTGGACCAGTATactatcaaaaattaaaacatatgGTAGTAGATAAAATGCATGCAAGAGCAAGGGGACCAAGAGCAGTATTGACAAGACAACCAACAGAAGGACGTTCAAGAGATGGTGGATTACGTTTAGGTGAGATGGAAAGAGATTGTTTAGTTGGATATGGAGCAAGTATGTTATTAATGGAAAGATTGATGATATCATCAGACCAATTTGATGTACATGTTTGTGAACAATGTGGATTACTGGGCTATAAAGGGTGGTGTCAAAATTGTAAATCTAGTAAATTTATGGTTACTATGCAAATGCCTTATGCTGCCAAATTACTTTTTCAGGAATTACAAAGTATGAATATTGCTCCCAGATTAATTTTAGAAGAATTTTAACATTagtataattacaataaataatattcataatagttttttttttattaatttaagaataaagtaattaatttaatgatataacattaaattaaatcatattctaAAATTAGGCTTactgatttaaatatttatagctTCTCAGTATTACGAAGATAGATCTGAATTGACTTTTACGTGGTcaattaatcatttaataaacctTTAAGCAGTTAAAAACTTAACTCTGGCTGGCATTAAAGTTTGACTGAAATCAATGTATCTTAAacacaattttattatgtaagaactttaaatatataaaaactcCGGTCACAATTTCGCTATTGTCATAATCTCATATTTTAACTAACAGATAGGTTGTAGATAACCTATGCCTCCTACTGTCAAGATTTCTGGGtgattttttcgttaaaatattttaccccCGAGTTccttgtattaatttttttacctgaAGAAAAAGCCTAATGATCTAACTGATCACATTTACTGCAGTAGGTAAATGAACTCGTCAATCATAAGACTGATAAGAGTAATTTAAATCGTTGCGacaactaattaattatattacatcaGAATTTCACTTGAATAGTTATATTAGGAACTTACTGtcttatttttagtttttacatTCATCATTACAGAAATATTTGAACATATTCTAACCTCATCATTAAATGCATtcttattagattttatagaGTAATCAAGCTATTCCAAAAATTTATGTATGTTTATGATTGCGTGATTAAGTGAtgcataaattatttatcaaaaaaattattccattataagcataaaatgatttatagaTAAACATCGAAAaggaattaaaaagaaaaaaaagaaaaatttaaatgaaagcATTTTGCTTTGACTTCAATTCATTAATTCACTCAAAAAGAAACtctagaaaaaatttttttttctttgaaaaatgaATCAATTCGTAACATtctctatttttcttttttctcaaTCGCTTTGGTTTATTCTGCTCCtttaattatgaataaaaggtaattttttttaacaacaccaattcttttatatatacagtgtgtaacaaaaaaaactgTCATGTAATAAAAATGCGTATTATACGCTCAAAataaatctgattttttttgtgtaaattGGATAATAAACCTATGACCAAGACCTATATTATGAAGTTATAATtgcttcattatttttttgaaaaatttcgctgtaaatatttactttgaatagaaaaatataataaaaaaataaattaagattacaaagcatttgaatattgaatttaaaacattcaaatattgttaagaataatgtaaaaaagttgATACCAAAAATCAGCAGTATAAGAAAACATTTATGGTAGAATTATGAGGAATTTACTCTTCAAAATTCCTCAATTTCGGTATATAgtaaaaaagctaaaaaattattcaaattacaaaaatgcgTGTAGTTCTCTCAAAATAAGTCCATCAttttaaaatgcaaaataaacTTGAATATCAGGGCTACATTTTGACATCTTTCATGATCATAATGCTTTTTTCCTTCTTGAGAAAATTAACTACAAGTGTtgatttttgaagaaaaaatataatttgaaatttgtgaatttataatgaatacaAAGTCATTgaaaatttctcaaatattatcaagatcaataaaaaagtataaattaaaaatttttttttgattatctaCTGCACTTTATGCAAAGAAATACAcattaattctaaattagttacaaaaaagttttaatctaaaaaaattattataagcttaattataaaaaaattactgcaTTAAACACCATTTTAATTTACCATTGATAAGTTTTCAGCTTTCGAATAAgctattttacatataaatttggTGCGATCATCATGGTGTTACagacaattttttaattccgattttttttgttacactGTAAATCAACCATCATTAAATGCTGCAAATGAAGAAGCAAATTTAAATCAACTCAAAGTCTCAGCTAGTACGACTCAAAATGATTCTGCTAATTTTTATGATTCTGATCAGGCGAATGCTTTATTCGTTTCCAAACGTAATGTCATTCCTGGAACCGGTTCATCAATTACACCTTACTTGACTTTTAATAGAGTAAATAATTTGGTTGCTGGTCGTGATTCTTTTGTTAATGCATTTGGtttttaataacttaaaaatacatatatatatatgtaatctATTCTaggaattttatatattactatatttttattttcattttatatttgtattatattaaaaataaataaaatttttagtttttcatttcacaatttttacatcaaaattttatgataacttTGAAATCgtgtaaatgtaaaattaattctgtAATTTGAACTGTCACGTAAAACAACAACATATATACTTTCGTTTGAATGAATTTGAAGTATTTGCAGGAATAAAATGTAAATCCAATTACCGACTCTGTTGAAAGGCACAACTTCATTACCAGTGTCCGTACAATAtcagaaatataattatcgtATGTgcgataatttattataaaatagagatataaattacatgatatataagatttattttataatactaatgaattttgtatattatccTCCAATCGTCAgctataatattttaagatatttctttctaaatttaataaatagaacCGTCGTAAGTAAATTCAAGgtaaaaaaggtaaaatattttaaaaatatcaacaGATAAGTAAAAAATCATGAGAAGGTTTAAATAATCTATAGCCAACAACCATTGACCGATATTCTAGTCGGGAcgattaataaatgtaatactaTACTAATATTacaagaaaatcaagaaactgtaaataaaattagtgaaCTAAACTAGAGCACTAATTATTAACTCCATCTGTATCGCAGCTACAACCATCACCGGAGCCACAACCAGCACCACCATCATTACAACGTTTCATGAGTTCGCTatatttaactattaattaaatggtatcataatttaataattaataatttaagtgcagataaaaaattttaaatcatacaAAACTTTACCTTCACGGATAGGCGATGCGTGAACTGTCATGGCATGAACAATAAAAACAAGAGCGATAAACCAGAACAGAAATTTCattgtaaaatattgttaGATTAAAGCGTTTagtgatattaatatttgaatttttttttctttttatcaagtcatatatttatatttatcttaatGATAGACGAACTTTTCAGACGAaccaataatttaatataatcctTTTCTTGGCATTCTTTTTAACgcttttacataattttattaagaattgTGTGTCtccattatataatttcatttttgcaaatttttctcCATTCTTATATGAATCGACGTATCAATCATATGCAAAAGTAAGTCCAAGGTTTTCCGTATA
This window encodes:
- a CDS encoding DNA-directed RNA polymerase III subunit; translated protein: MLGKKTVTFADDVRSDTSEEAFENLKKTNYAGKKLTDPVKEVEDKWQLLPAFLKVKGLVKQHIDSYNYFVETELKKIVRTNEMITSDVDPSFWLKYLDIRVGPPDRPDTDHEAHVNVFTPHECRLRDLTYSGNICVDIEYVRGKKRVVRKNTIIGKMPIMLRSSKCVLTDKSEAELAKMFECPLDPGGYFIIKGTEKVILIQEQLSKNRIIVEGDKKGLVQAYVTSSTHERKSKTYIVAKNDAKNDKITLKHNSISEEIPIVIVMKAMGIQSDKEISQLISGGNQIFLNMFSPNIEQCAKMKIFTQKQALDYIGSKVKVTRKIANVRRPMAEEALEVLSTVVLAHVPVKDLNFQPKCIYIAIMIRRVLMALANENLVDDRDYVGNKRLELAGSLLSLLFEDLFKKFNFDLKMNIDKLLKKPNRATEFDAHKQLMQHGDSITNGFVRAIATGNWTLKRFKMERAGITHVLSRLSYIAALGTMTRITSQYEKTRKVSGPRALQPSQWGMLCPADTPEGEACGLVKNLALMTHITTDDEEQPLRRLAFNLGIEDVNSLTGAELYRKNAYMVFLNGLMLGITCQPNNFVHDFRRLRRCGRISEFVSIYVNHHHNAVHIASDGGRVCRPLIIVENRIPKVTTKHIQKLKKDEMTFADFLAQGLVEYLDVNEENDSNIAIYEREIVNETTHLEIEPFTILGAVAGLIPYPHHNQSPRNTYQCAMGKQAIGAIAYNQLRRIDTLLYLMVYPQQPMVKTKTIELVGYDKLPAGQNAIVAVMSYSGYDIEDALVLNKASVDRGFGRCQVMRKHVALMKRYANGTYDRIGDPPAQVDCPTGPSADRFNILDSDGIAGVGERVMPGQVIVNRHTPTNLSANIPVNMPIVNAPVIQFTWKHSPLTYKAPEPGYIDKVCVTTTEQEQTLIKILIRQTRIPELGDKFSSRHGQKGVCGIIVPQEDMPFADSGICPDIIMNPHGFPSRMTVGKMIELLAGKAGVLKGELQYGTAFGGSKVEDMSKILIKHGYSYSGKDYVTSGITGEPLSAYIFFGPVYYQKLKHMVVDKMHARARGPRAVLTRQPTEGRSRDGGLRLGEMERDCLVGYGASMLLMERLMISSDQFDVHVCEQCGLLGYKGWCQNCKSSKFMVTMQMPYAAKLLFQELQSMNIAPRLILEEF